The proteins below are encoded in one region of Shewanella putrefaciens:
- a CDS encoding M28 family peptidase, producing the protein MDKLALAFTFLCLRAPTLRAEPRLLWAICLFAALNGCATRPPESCSRQDIRLNWANPVALEQTVRVLSSAEFEGRKTQSQGAAKSRDYLNQQFKDLGLTPWGERFEIPFEYQTLFTRETGANMVAIAPAQSPTTAWRIIVAHYDHLGMSGGKIYHGADDNASGVAAMLAIAQYWQAQLTQQTKDAAITLPNINLMFVATDAEEPGLYGSIALVEQLKTRMPEANIQLMLNLDMVSHPGRPYGIYLEGSRNFNQFQAFKPQLNAHNRLCIKLSHPRPVGRSIQHTDWLRASDHYPFHKANIPWLYFGVPTHPQYHTPQDTADTVDFIFLAAVTESAFELIRLNGDFLKN; encoded by the coding sequence ATGGATAAACTGGCACTAGCCTTCACATTCCTTTGCCTGCGCGCACCCACCTTGCGTGCTGAGCCGCGCCTACTCTGGGCGATTTGCTTGTTTGCCGCCTTAAATGGCTGCGCCACCCGTCCCCCCGAATCCTGTTCACGCCAAGATATTCGCCTCAATTGGGCCAATCCTGTGGCATTGGAACAAACAGTAAGAGTACTAAGCTCCGCTGAATTTGAAGGCCGCAAAACCCAAAGCCAAGGGGCCGCCAAAAGCCGCGACTATCTCAATCAGCAATTTAAAGACCTAGGCCTCACCCCTTGGGGGGAACGCTTTGAAATTCCCTTCGAATACCAAACGCTATTCACTCGGGAAACCGGGGCGAATATGGTAGCCATAGCCCCCGCCCAGAGCCCCACTACTGCATGGCGAATTATCGTGGCCCACTATGATCATTTGGGGATGAGTGGCGGCAAGATTTACCACGGCGCCGATGATAATGCCTCTGGGGTCGCCGCGATGCTCGCCATCGCCCAATATTGGCAGGCGCAGTTAACGCAACAAACAAAAGATGCAGCTATAACCCTGCCCAATATCAATCTGATGTTTGTGGCAACCGACGCCGAGGAGCCAGGGCTCTATGGCAGCATAGCCCTAGTGGAGCAGCTGAAAACACGTATGCCCGAGGCCAATATTCAATTGATGCTCAATTTGGATATGGTAAGCCACCCCGGACGCCCCTACGGCATTTACCTAGAAGGCAGCCGTAACTTCAATCAATTTCAAGCCTTTAAACCGCAACTGAATGCACACAATCGCCTGTGTATCAAACTCAGCCACCCAAGGCCTGTAGGCCGCAGTATCCAACATACCGATTGGCTAAGAGCCTCAGATCATTACCCCTTCCACAAGGCAAACATCCCTTGGTTGTATTTTGGGGTGCCGACCCATCCGCAATATCACACTCCCCAAGATACCGCCGATACGGTGGACTTTATTTTTCTCGCAGCGGTCACTGAGTCGGCCTTTGAATTAATACGATTAAATGGCGACTTTTTGAAAAATTAA
- a CDS encoding MFS transporter has protein sequence MGNNGLSSTEKKVAFSLASVFGLRMMGLFMIMPVFALYGQHLEGFSPLWVGIAIGAYGLTQAVLQIPMGILSDKYGRKPIILGGLVLFAIGSVIAANAETIYGVVFGRAVQGMGAIAAAVLALAADLTRDEQRTKVMAIIGMCIGLSFALSLLMGPIVAQHLGLTGLFWLTAVFAIVGMLLIQFLVPNPITQAPKGDTLATPAKLKRMFLEPQLFRLNAGIFILHLVLTAVFVALPLDLVDAGLVKEKHWMLYFPAFVGAFILMVPLIIIGVKRKNTKAMFQIALVIMIVSLLAMAAFASNLWVLSFAVVLFFTGFNYLEASLPSLIAKFCPVGEKGSAMGVYSTSQFLGAFCGGMLGGGAFQLVGAVGVFIVAVILMSIWLFLTLGMQNPVLLKSYTLEAEVKDKAQARDMATQLSQLMGVVEAIVVLDEKVAYLKVDEHFDLREARAVLGSAQ, from the coding sequence ATGGGTAACAACGGACTTTCGAGTACTGAGAAAAAAGTCGCGTTTTCTTTAGCCAGTGTATTTGGTTTGCGTATGATGGGCTTGTTTATGATCATGCCCGTCTTTGCGCTTTATGGTCAGCACCTCGAAGGCTTTTCGCCCCTGTGGGTGGGTATTGCTATTGGCGCCTATGGTCTGACTCAAGCCGTGCTGCAAATCCCTATGGGGATTTTATCTGACAAATATGGTCGTAAGCCGATTATTCTCGGTGGCTTAGTGTTGTTTGCTATTGGTAGTGTTATCGCCGCGAACGCAGAGACTATCTATGGTGTGGTTTTTGGCCGTGCCGTGCAGGGTATGGGAGCCATTGCCGCCGCTGTGCTGGCGCTTGCCGCGGATTTAACCCGCGATGAACAGCGTACTAAAGTCATGGCGATTATTGGCATGTGTATCGGGTTATCTTTTGCCCTGTCTTTGCTAATGGGGCCGATAGTCGCGCAGCATCTTGGGTTGACTGGATTGTTTTGGTTAACTGCGGTATTTGCCATTGTCGGTATGCTGTTGATCCAGTTTTTAGTGCCTAATCCCATCACTCAGGCGCCGAAGGGAGACACTCTAGCGACGCCCGCTAAGCTCAAACGTATGTTCCTTGAGCCGCAATTATTTAGGCTTAACGCTGGGATTTTTATCCTGCATTTAGTCTTAACCGCAGTATTTGTGGCACTGCCGCTGGATCTGGTGGATGCGGGACTCGTGAAAGAAAAGCATTGGATGCTGTATTTCCCCGCCTTTGTGGGCGCATTTATTTTGATGGTGCCGTTAATCATCATAGGGGTTAAGCGCAAAAATACTAAGGCGATGTTCCAAATTGCTTTAGTGATCATGATAGTGTCATTGCTGGCGATGGCCGCATTTGCGAGCAATCTCTGGGTATTGAGTTTTGCCGTGGTGCTGTTCTTCACAGGGTTTAACTATTTAGAAGCCTCACTGCCCAGTTTGATCGCCAAATTTTGCCCTGTCGGCGAAAAGGGCTCGGCCATGGGTGTGTATTCTACCAGCCAGTTTTTAGGGGCTTTTTGTGGTGGTATGCTCGGTGGCGGCGCATTCCAGCTTGTGGGCGCTGTCGGGGTCTTTATTGTTGCCGTGATCTTAATGTCTATTTGGTTATTCCTGACATTAGGCATGCAAAACCCAGTGCTGTTAAAGAGTTACACGTTAGAAGCCGAAGTGAAAGACAAGGCGCAAGCGCGGGATATGGCGACTCAGCTATCGCAACTGATGGGCGTGGTTGAAGCCATAGTCGTGCTGGACGAGAAAGTGGCTTATCTTAAGGTGGACGAGCATTTCGATTTAAGAGAAGCACGAGCTGTGTTAGGCTCTGCTCAATAA
- the uvrA gene encoding excinuclease ABC subunit UvrA, translating into MDKIEIRGARTHNLKNINLTIPRDKLIVITGLSGSGKSSLAFDTLYAEGQRRYVESLSAYARQFLSLMEKPDVDHIEGLSPAISIEQKSTSHNPRSTVGTITEIYDYLRLLFARVGEPRCPTHGQPLAAQTVSQMVDKVLEMPQDSRLMLLAPVVNGRKGEHVKLLEGLAAQGYIRARIDGEVCDLTDPPTLDLHVKHTIEVVVDRFKVRDDIAQRLAESFETALELSGGIAVVASMDDANNGAKPEELIFSANFACPHCGYSMAELEPRIFSFNNPAGACPTCDGLGVQQFFDPERVITNTELSLAGGAIRGWDRRNFYYFQMLSSLAEHYKFDVEVPFEQLSDNVRKIVLYGSGKDSIAFKYMNDRGDVVVRNHPFEGILNNMDRRYRETESNSVRDELAKFINTQACQSCGGSRLREEARHVFIGDLNLPKLTTWSIGEALDYFDKLEFSGQKAQIAEKILKEVRDRLGFLVNVGLNYLSLSRSAETLSGGEAQRIRLASQIGAGLVGVMYVLDEPSIGLHQRDNERLLQTLIHLRDLGNTVIVVEHDEDAIRMADHVIDIGPGAGVHGGEVICDGPIEKIIACEESVTGQYISGKRNIHIDIPRTPFDASQVIELFGARGNNLRNVDLTIPIGLFTCVTGVSGSGKSTLINDTFFKIAHRELNGATVDEPSPYDRIVGMDQCDKVVDIDQSPIGRTPRSNPATYTGIFTPIREIFAGTQESRTRGYQVGRFSFNVKGGRCEACQGDGLIKVEMHFLPDVYVPCDACKGKRYNRETLEVRYKGKNIHEVLQMTVEDAREFFDAVPAIARKLQTLMDVGLSYVRLGQSATTLSGGEAQRVKLAKELSKRDTGKTLYILDEPTTGLHFADIQLLLDVLHRLKSHGNTIVVIEHNLDVIKTADWIIDLGPEGGGGGGMILATGTPEEVAQHPSSHTARFLKPLLERDAQLANAAKQ; encoded by the coding sequence ATGGATAAGATTGAAATACGCGGCGCACGCACCCACAATCTCAAAAATATCAACCTGACTATCCCAAGGGATAAACTGATTGTTATCACAGGGTTATCAGGTTCAGGCAAATCTTCCCTTGCATTTGATACTTTATACGCCGAAGGCCAGCGACGTTATGTCGAGTCCCTGTCAGCCTATGCTCGCCAATTTTTAAGTTTGATGGAAAAGCCCGATGTCGACCATATCGAAGGCTTAAGCCCGGCTATCTCCATCGAACAAAAATCCACCTCCCATAACCCACGCTCAACCGTGGGCACTATTACCGAAATCTACGACTACCTGCGCTTGCTATTTGCCCGCGTGGGTGAGCCGCGTTGCCCCACCCACGGCCAACCACTGGCGGCACAAACGGTTAGCCAGATGGTGGACAAAGTACTCGAAATGCCCCAAGACAGCCGTTTGATGCTATTAGCTCCGGTCGTCAATGGTCGCAAGGGTGAGCACGTTAAATTACTCGAAGGTTTAGCCGCGCAAGGCTATATCCGCGCCCGCATCGATGGGGAAGTCTGTGATTTAACCGATCCACCAACCTTAGATCTACACGTAAAACACACCATTGAAGTCGTAGTCGACCGCTTTAAGGTGCGCGACGATATTGCCCAGCGCCTCGCCGAATCCTTTGAAACCGCACTCGAGCTTTCCGGCGGGATTGCGGTCGTCGCCAGTATGGACGATGCCAACAATGGAGCTAAGCCGGAGGAACTGATCTTCTCCGCCAACTTCGCCTGCCCCCACTGTGGTTATTCGATGGCAGAGCTAGAGCCACGGATTTTCTCCTTTAACAATCCCGCCGGCGCCTGCCCAACCTGTGATGGTTTAGGGGTGCAGCAATTTTTCGACCCGGAACGTGTCATTACCAACACTGAACTGTCACTGGCGGGCGGTGCGATTCGCGGCTGGGATAGACGTAACTTCTATTACTTCCAGATGCTAAGCTCACTCGCCGAGCACTATAAGTTTGACGTCGAAGTGCCCTTCGAACAACTGAGCGATAATGTGCGCAAAATCGTACTTTATGGCTCGGGAAAAGACAGTATTGCCTTTAAATATATGAATGACCGCGGCGATGTGGTGGTGCGTAACCATCCCTTCGAAGGCATTCTCAACAATATGGACAGGCGCTACCGTGAGACAGAAAGCAACTCGGTTCGGGATGAATTAGCCAAGTTTATCAACACTCAAGCTTGTCAAAGCTGTGGCGGTTCCCGTCTGCGAGAAGAAGCGCGCCATGTGTTTATTGGCGACCTTAACCTACCTAAATTGACCACTTGGTCGATTGGTGAAGCCCTAGACTATTTCGATAAGCTCGAATTTAGCGGCCAAAAGGCACAAATTGCCGAAAAAATCCTTAAGGAAGTGCGCGACCGTTTAGGTTTCTTGGTCAATGTGGGGCTCAATTATTTAAGCCTGTCACGCTCCGCCGAAACCCTTTCGGGCGGTGAAGCCCAGCGTATCCGTCTCGCCAGCCAAATTGGCGCGGGATTGGTCGGGGTAATGTATGTGCTCGATGAACCTTCCATTGGTCTACACCAAAGGGATAACGAACGTCTGCTGCAGACGCTTATCCACCTGCGGGATTTAGGCAACACTGTGATTGTGGTCGAGCACGATGAAGATGCAATCCGCATGGCGGATCACGTGATCGATATCGGCCCCGGCGCTGGTGTACACGGCGGCGAAGTGATTTGCGACGGCCCGATTGAAAAAATTATCGCCTGTGAAGAATCAGTTACTGGGCAATATATTTCTGGCAAACGCAATATTCACATCGATATCCCCCGCACCCCCTTCGATGCGAGCCAAGTGATCGAACTCTTTGGCGCCCGCGGCAATAACCTGCGCAATGTGGATTTAACCATTCCCATTGGCCTATTCACCTGCGTGACGGGCGTGTCAGGCTCGGGGAAATCGACGCTAATCAACGATACCTTCTTTAAAATCGCCCACAGGGAATTGAACGGCGCGACCGTAGATGAACCCTCCCCATATGACCGCATTGTCGGTATGGATCAGTGCGATAAAGTCGTCGATATCGACCAGAGCCCGATTGGCCGCACGCCACGCTCAAACCCGGCAACCTACACGGGCATATTCACCCCGATCCGTGAAATTTTTGCCGGCACCCAAGAGTCGCGTACCCGTGGTTATCAGGTCGGCCGTTTCTCCTTTAACGTTAAAGGTGGACGCTGCGAGGCATGTCAGGGTGATGGCTTAATCAAGGTTGAAATGCACTTCCTCCCCGATGTGTATGTGCCCTGCGATGCCTGTAAGGGCAAACGCTATAACCGCGAAACCTTAGAAGTGCGCTATAAAGGTAAAAACATCCACGAAGTGCTGCAAATGACGGTTGAGGATGCGCGGGAATTTTTCGATGCCGTGCCTGCGATTGCCCGTAAATTGCAAACCCTGATGGATGTAGGTTTGTCCTATGTGCGGTTAGGCCAAAGTGCGACCACACTGTCGGGCGGTGAGGCTCAAAGGGTCAAACTCGCCAAGGAGCTCTCCAAACGGGATACGGGTAAAACCTTATATATCTTGGATGAACCGACCACGGGCTTACACTTTGCCGATATTCAACTGCTGCTCGACGTATTACATCGCCTGAAATCCCACGGCAATACTATAGTGGTGATTGAGCATAATCTGGATGTGATCAAAACTGCGGACTGGATTATCGACTTAGGCCCAGAGGGCGGCGGTGGCGGCGGGATGATTTTAGCCACAGGCACTCCCGAAGAAGTTGCCCAGCACCCAAGCTCCCACACGGCGCGTTTCCTAAAGCCGCTACTGGAGCGAGATGCCCAGCTTGCAAACGCAGCCAAGCAGTAA
- the ssb gene encoding single-stranded DNA-binding protein, translating to MASRGVNKVILVGNLGQDPEVRYMPNGNAVANITVATSESWKDQQGQQQERTEWHRVVLFGKLAEITGEYLRKGSQVYLEGKLQTRKWKDQSGQDRYSTEVVIDQSGSMQMLGSRGQGGQAQGAPMGGGMPQNTGYQSAPQQAAPAQNQYAPAPQAAPAYQAPAQQQYAAPAPAQQTYGQQQAQPHAQPQQGGYAPKPQAAPAYQAPAAPAQRPAPQPQQNFTPDLDDGWDDDIPF from the coding sequence ATGGCCAGTCGTGGTGTTAACAAGGTAATTTTGGTTGGCAATTTGGGACAAGATCCAGAAGTACGTTATATGCCAAACGGTAACGCAGTCGCTAACATCACAGTGGCGACCAGCGAATCGTGGAAGGACCAACAGGGTCAGCAGCAGGAGCGTACTGAATGGCACCGTGTGGTTCTGTTCGGTAAATTAGCTGAGATTACCGGCGAATATTTACGTAAAGGTTCACAGGTTTACCTCGAAGGTAAATTACAAACCCGTAAGTGGAAAGACCAAAGCGGTCAAGATCGCTATAGCACTGAAGTGGTTATAGATCAAAGCGGTAGCATGCAAATGCTAGGTAGCCGTGGTCAAGGTGGTCAAGCACAAGGCGCGCCAATGGGCGGCGGCATGCCACAAAACACAGGTTACCAATCTGCACCACAACAGGCGGCTCCTGCACAAAATCAATATGCGCCAGCGCCTCAAGCGGCACCTGCTTACCAAGCGCCAGCTCAGCAACAATATGCTGCGCCAGCACCTGCCCAGCAAACCTATGGTCAGCAACAGGCACAGCCTCACGCTCAGCCACAGCAAGGTGGTTATGCGCCTAAGCCACAGGCTGCACCAGCTTATCAAGCGCCAGCAGCTCCAGCACAACGTCCAGCACCACAGCCACAGCAAAACTTCACTCCAGATTTGGATGATGGCTGGGATGACGATATTCCCTTTTAA